The Caulifigura coniformis genome includes a region encoding these proteins:
- a CDS encoding carbohydrate porin — translation MRKARKAFAVLCCAVGLAATPAALHAEDWIAFVTPCQDLSASDGESLWERPRLAGDLFGLRSGLEEKGIGLHFYATQFYQGLAAGGNESDWEYGGKLDSLIDIDGQKLGLWEGLFVNLHSETRLGQSVNNLDGLLTPSNIAMSFPEAEGNVTALTGVKITQALSPNFAVYAGKINTLDEYPLRYSPALGLERPGIGGFMNTSLVFNPIMARTIPYSALGVGAAVLSEGEPVFTLTAFDPQERATIGLQDPYERGVVIMPDFVLRLKPFDLPGVYNFGGGYSTAEYRSVDPASYLFLPDIGLVGGTEDGSWAAYANFYQALWADSKDDTKSWGVFGQFGISDGNPNPIRFVANMGLSGRSMVPHRPLDTFGLGFFYLGLSENFKDLAEPILPQQDEYGTELFYNYAVTPWCRVTADLQVARPSTQGLDTPVIPGVRMSMIF, via the coding sequence ATGCGGAAAGCTCGCAAGGCGTTCGCTGTTCTGTGCTGCGCTGTCGGCCTGGCCGCGACGCCCGCTGCGCTCCACGCCGAGGACTGGATCGCCTTTGTCACTCCCTGCCAGGACCTGAGTGCGTCCGATGGCGAATCACTCTGGGAACGCCCCCGACTGGCGGGCGATCTGTTCGGCCTGCGCAGCGGGCTCGAAGAAAAAGGGATCGGGCTGCACTTCTACGCCACGCAGTTCTATCAGGGCCTGGCCGCAGGGGGGAACGAGAGCGACTGGGAGTACGGCGGAAAGCTTGATTCGCTGATCGATATCGACGGGCAAAAACTGGGACTGTGGGAAGGCCTGTTCGTCAACCTGCATAGCGAGACGCGACTGGGCCAGTCGGTAAATAACCTCGATGGCCTGCTCACCCCCAGCAACATCGCGATGTCGTTTCCCGAGGCCGAGGGGAACGTAACGGCGCTCACCGGCGTCAAGATCACGCAGGCGCTGTCCCCTAATTTCGCCGTCTATGCCGGCAAGATCAACACGCTCGACGAATACCCGCTGCGGTACAGTCCGGCCCTGGGCCTGGAGCGGCCCGGCATTGGCGGGTTCATGAACACCTCGCTGGTGTTCAACCCGATCATGGCCCGCACGATCCCGTATTCGGCCTTGGGGGTGGGAGCGGCCGTGCTGTCCGAAGGCGAGCCGGTGTTTACGCTGACGGCCTTCGATCCCCAGGAACGCGCGACGATCGGGCTCCAGGACCCCTACGAACGCGGCGTGGTGATCATGCCCGACTTTGTTCTGCGTCTGAAGCCGTTCGACCTGCCGGGCGTCTACAACTTCGGCGGCGGATACAGCACGGCCGAGTATCGATCCGTCGATCCGGCCTCCTATCTCTTCCTGCCGGATATCGGTCTTGTCGGGGGAACGGAAGACGGCTCATGGGCCGCGTACGCCAACTTCTACCAGGCATTGTGGGCCGATTCGAAGGACGACACGAAGAGTTGGGGCGTCTTTGGTCAGTTCGGAATCTCGGACGGTAATCCCAACCCCATTCGGTTCGTCGCGAATATGGGCCTGTCGGGCCGCAGCATGGTTCCACACCGGCCCCTGGATACGTTCGGTCTCGGCTTCTTCTACCTGGGTCTGAGCGAAAACTTCAAAGACCTCGCGGAGCCGATCCTGCCGCAGCAGGATGAGTATGGTACGGAACTGTTCTACAACTACGCGGTCACCCCGTGGTGCCGAGTGACGGCCGATCTGCAGGTCGCCCGCCCCAGCACGCAGGGGCTGGACACGCCAGTGATCCCCGGAGTCCGAATGTCCATGATCTTCTGA